The nucleotide window AATAACGATCGAATGTGGGCCCAGGGCATGGAGGAAGGAGTCTGTACCAgagctggggcaggaggcctgTGAGCACAGCGAGAACCCGGCCTGTACTGAAAGGGGGCGGGACTGTCTGAGCAAGGACAGGAGGGCGGGCTGGGACCTGTTGGCAGTGGGACAGAGGGTCAAAGTGGGCGGGATTGGGGGCGGGGGAGACAAGACATAGGGGAGTGGGACCAGGTGGTGGGGCGTGTACCAAAAGAAGTGGGACTGTTTAAGCAGGTGCAGAAGGCAGGGTCTGCGTCAAAGAGGGTGGGACTGTGAAagctgggcaggggcagggccaggacATATACTGACACATCagtatcacccagagtccacaggttacatcagggttcactcttagtgttgtacattctatgagtttagacaaatgtatactgacatatatccaccattataggaTCATACAGAGAAGTTTcattgtcctaaaaatcctctgtgctcctcctattcatccttccctccacCCAGCCCTCAGCAAACACTGATCTTTTGTCTGTCTCCACAGTTTAGCCTGTTCCAGAATGTCGTACAGGTGGATCACACAGCATATacccttttcagattgacttctttcacttggtaatagGCATTTAAGCTTCATCCATGGCTTTTCATGGCttgaaagctcatttcttttgAGTGCTGAAGACCATTCCATTGTcgggatgtaccacagtttatccattcacctgctgaaaggCATCTTGATTGCTTCTGAGTTTgagcaattatgaacaaagctgctgtaaacatccctgtgcaggtttttctgtggacataaaTTGTCAGCCTCTTTGGGTCAATATCAAAGAGTGTGACCTCTTTGAGTCAGCATcaaggagcgtgattgctggatcatatgatgagAATGTTGAGTTTTGTAAAGTACCCCCAAACTGACTTCCAAAGTGGCtttgccattttgcattctcaccagcaatgtatgagacttcctgttgctccacatccttgccagcattcgGTGTTCTCCgtgttctggattttgaccattctaagAGGTATGtaggggagatttttttttttttttttttaaatcctggttaaaaaaaaaaaacatagaatttGGCATCTCAACcagtaagtgtacagttcagtactgTTCAGTAGATTCTCATTGTTGTGCAGTGGGTCTCCAGAACCTTTTCCTCTTGCCAAGCTGAAGCCCTGCACCTAGAAACCAACTCCTGGAGGCGGGCCATGCCTAGCTACCCCTCCTACCCCTGTTCCCTCCTCCGCCGCGGCCTCCTGCGCCCCCCGGCGCCCGCCTGCGGAACTGCAGACGCGGCCGCCCTCCCTGGGCCCACACCTGGATCCTAGCGCTGCGCTGGGCGGGTCTGCACTGCGAGTCAGGTGAGGCGGCCCGGCCCGCGGCCCCACAAGCTGCACGCAGCTTCCCCTCTTCCCCTGTGTCCCCAGGGAAGAGCGAGAATTGGGAGTTTCCTCCGCGGGGCCTCCATACCGCGGGGTGAGGGGCAAGGCGAGTAAAATGTCACCAATTTTCCCAGCGCCCTGGCTGGGGCTGCGGTTCCTACCTGCTTTCTGGGGCTCTCTCCCAGGGTTTGCTCCGCATGGCGTTGGGGACCCAGGGCCGGCTCTTCCTGGTCCACCACCGTGCTGACGTCAGCCCTGGACTCTAAGTCTCAGGGCCCAGTGTCGAAAGGACCCTTCCCTGCTGGGTGAACACCTGTGACACGCGTGGTCCTTGGGGGGTGCTCACCCCTCCACCCCAGCAGCTTCACCAGAGCAGAAGTACAACGAGGGCGGGCTGAGTGTGTTTCTAAAATAAGAGATCTCAGTAACTACATGTAGAACAGCAGCTCAGAGCATGCGTTTTGAGATGGACCCGAATgctgctctgtgactttgaccTCCTGATGTGACCCCTGAGACTCAGTCTCCTCCATGCCTTGGGGACCATAAAGCCACCTGCCTTACAGGGTTGTGGGGAGAACACGCAGAGTGAACCACAATGCCTGGCACTCAAGTGCCTGATCAATGGAAGCTGCAATTGCACAATGGTGGCAAAGGCCATCAGCTTCACAATTGTACTGTGTGCTCATTGTACTCACAAGGTTTCCTCAAGGCCATCCCGTCCTGGATAACAAACCCCTAGTATCAGGGGCTCTGCTTGAATTACAGGCATGTCTGTCCCTGCCCTTCGTATCCACATTAGGGTGACTGCTTGGGAGGTCGTGACACATCCAAAACAAAGGGTGGATAAAGACAGTTTATCTAGGGCCACTGTGTGACCAATACCCCGACCATCCTGCCTCCTGCTGACACCACCTGATTCTCTGACAGTCCTAAGCAGAGAGTTGCTGCCCAAAGGACAGGACATTCAACTGAGGCCAATGAGAAGCCACAGGCTGGATCTGGGATTTCCACAGGGAGCCTGTAGTTCTTGCCCATCTCGTCTGTTGAGTGGCCTCaaaactggtctccctgcctcctggaggcCCAGTGACCACAGTTCCACCAGTCCATTCCTTGGCCATACTTGCAAAGCTGCCTCCCTGCCACTTCCCCTCACCCCCTGCACAGGACTTTGAGGTAGCCCTTTGGTCTCGCTGTCAGATCACCGTGGCTTGCAATGCCAAGCCAGCCAaagtcctccaggaagtcttcccagaAAGTCCTGCTCCAGCCTGGGGTAGTGTCCCCGCACTGCTAGCCTGGCATGTCAGCTCTCTGGCTTCCAACTCCTCCTCTTGGTCATGAGCACCTTGCAGGAGGTGCCCACCATCGTCTTTTGCTAGGCTGCAAGTGCCtagcccagcacccagcacatggTCTGACCAGTGGGGGTGGAACAGAATGCAAGGCCTGACCAAGGCAAGATGGAGGGAAGGCCGGTCAAACTGAGGaaggcccagctgggccccagcaAGCTATACCCTCTGGCCCTGCACCTGGCAGGAGTGTGGGGATATGGGAATTCAGAAGGGGAGGAGCAGCTTTCACAAGCCAAGCAGGAACTGCAAACATTGAAAGCCAATACCAAGAAGCCACAGCCCTGGGGAGCCATCTCTGTGTAGCCATCTCTGAGTCAGAGATGTCCAGAGGCACCCTGGGAAGAAGCTGGTCCTCTTACTGTTGGGAGTAATTGAGGGAGAGAACTGGGGGACAAGGAGATGGGGAGTTCCTCCTGCAGGCCCTGCTTCAGCTGGGGAGAGAATACTCCAGCTGTTTCCAGAATGGGAGCTTGCCTCAGATACCCCTGGGATGAGTTGAGGAGGCCTGACCCCTACCCAGGAAATGTCCCTTCCCCACCCTCTGGGCTCCTGAGTCTTCCCATTTGAGTGGGTTTTGGCCTCAGAGTTCCCATAAGCTTCACTGATTAAAAAACTCAGCATCAAATCCCAcccctttttttttgttgaagtAGGAGGGTGGTGAGGCCAGTGGGCAGCGGCCCAGCCACGGCATGGTGTGGTCACCCCTGTGCTTGGAGGCTGAGCAAGAGGCTGAGCAAGAGGGAGGGCCTCGTAGCCGTAATTCCAGCCAGACAGTGGCATGCCCTGGAATGGGGTGATGCAGAGGTTTGAATCATTCCTTGAGGGACCACAGAGTCAGGGTTGGAAGGGATGGTGCTGGAGCACGGGGCACCtggcccagggagagggaggaggccagCAAAGGGGGAGGCCtgagaatccattccttgtggTCCTCAGCAGACCTGTTGGGGTGtaaagaaattacatcatcccCACTTGCTGTCCACTCCCTTGTCTTCCAGAAAGAGTTGGAGCAACTGATGTTCAAGGACAAATtataatgaggaggaggaagcaggcccCCTCCTCTGGGGACAGGGTCACATCCTATGCTAAGCCACCCTAGTAccctgagcttcctggcagctCAGTCAACAAGGGCAAGTGCCCACCCCACAATTCTCCAGGTCAGGAAAGTGGACAGAGGCACGAGGAGATTCATCACCAGGGTGGCCTCAAGAGTAGGAGACCCAACGACCAGTTTGTAATCAACTTAGGGTCTCCTGGTCTTCGAACTCGCTGGTCGGGTGACTAGGGAGCTCTGAAAACAGCCCTGCTGCCTCTCCATCCCCAGATTCAAATGTGCAATGGCCACGACCACATGGAAACCATGGAAGCTGAGCCAGCAGCCAGCCAGGTGAGGGTCCTCAGCATCACTGCCAGCAGCCTTCCAGCTGGGAGAAGAGGGGTCGAGTAGAGGCAGCCACTGAGAACAGTTGCCCTCAGGCTGGGTCTGCACGTGCACGCATGCAAGTGTGTGTAAGTGGTACATGTAATAACGTGTGTGTATACAGTTTTGTGGCTGTGTAAATGTGTGCATGTGCTGTGTGTTAGTATGTGAGCATGTGGGTAGTGTCTGATTGTGCGAGTGGTTTGTGTGTgatctgtgtctgtgtgtattgagTGTACTCATGTGAAGTGAGGGACAGAGAGAACCTcatacccccaccccctgcctgtgATCCCTCTGATCATTGTGACCTCCCTGAGAGTGCCAGTAACACACCTGGGAAGTGAAGGTCACTGAGGAGGAGGCAGGTGAGACATGAGAAGTCAAGAATGTGTTTCAGGCATGAGGCTGTGACAACATTAGGAATGTGAGCCTTCTGTGACAGCTGGGTGGCAAGATCAAGTCCAAAGACCCCTTGTCTTCCTCAGAGCCTGTACAATGCTGCGGAGTCAGGCTGGAGGTGGggctttcccttttctctctccctcacgcAGGATATGCACCTGGAGAGGGCAGCAGGGACAGGACTTCTGTGGCCACCCCTGCACTAATCTTCCCCGGCCCCTCCCTGCACTGTCTGGCAGCACAGTCATCCCAACAGGTAGGTTCAGTGTAGAGGGCAAAGGCCAGTCTCAGCTCCCTTTATAAAGAAGGCCCAGGCAGGTCAAACCCTCAGGGTTGGTGAGAGTGCTGGTCCTAGGTGCCTGGTGTGGTGAGGGGTGCCAGTGTGTCCAGAGGAGCCCAGTGCCCACTGAGGCAGCCATGGGGCTGCTGACTGGGGAGACACTGGGGCCCCTGGCTGTGGCCACAGCCATCTTCCTGCTCCTGGTGGACCTGTTGCACCGGCGACAACGCTGGGCTGCACACTACCCACCAGGCCCCAtgcccctgcctgggctgggcaacCTGCTGCAGGTGGACTTCCAGGACACGGTTTGCTGCTTTACTCGGGTGAGgaaggtgggggggtgggcacagaaGCCCTGGGGACCCACCCGGCAGCAGACAGTAGGTGGTGGGTGAAGCCACAGGCTGGACAGTGAGCTGGGTGGAAAGGAGGAGGCAGGTTTGAgaggcctcttgggggagggCATCTGTGCAGGGCCTGGGGGACAGTTTAAATTTTCCAGTCAAAAGTCAGAGAGGGTAAAGGCCTGGAGTGGGTGGGACTTGGCAGAGGGTTTGGGAGGCAGTTGGATAGAGCTTACATTATGTGAGCCTGAGTCCCTTCTGATGACATCAGGAGGAAAGGTCTTGAGATTGGGGGAGAGGAGTCTGATCATGAGTACCATTTAAATCAGGAAATCGAGGTTGAGAAGGACAGGGACCAGGTTCGAACTTTTGCTGCTGTGAGACCTTGGACCTCACTGCTCACGTCTATGAACCTCAGtatcctcacctgtaaaacaggaTGCTAACCCCGCCTTCTGACAATGTTAGTGACTTCTGCAAAGTCATAGCTTGGATGGGCTGATCCAACATAAGGTCCTGAACCATAGAGGTTGTGACCCCCAGCgaaacaaagccagataaagtCCTTGCACCTGCTCCCTGCCGGCGGCTCAGGGGTCCCCCAAGGCTAGTGCCAGGAGACTGGGGCACGTAACGTGGGCGGGGGCCAGTCTTCACCATCGCCCTCGACCGTCGGTCTGCAGCTTCGGCGCCGCTTCGGGGACGTGTTCAGCCTGCAGCTGGCCTGGAAGCCCGTGGTAGTGCTAAACGGGCTGGCGGCCATGCGCGAGGCTCTGGCGTACCGCAGCGAGGACACCTCCGACCGCGCACCTGCACCCATCTTCAATCACCTGGGCTTCGGGCCGCGCTCCGAAGGTAAGCGGAGGAGTGGGTGACCACGCCCCGGTGGGGACTCCGCCCGCAGTGACCCGAGATCCGGCAGGGTCAAGCGCAGGCAGAGTGGTGGTGTTCCGGCCCAAGGAAGAGTCAACAAATTTGAAGGGGCGGCAGGTAGAggaaggagcctttgcccaggGTGGAGAGGTTGGCGTGGGCAGGACGGAGGGCGGGGCCTTACAAGGAGTGGGCGGGCCCCTGGCCGCTGCGAGTAAAATGGGGATGTCGGAGAGGCAGGAATGAGGAGGACGGAGTGAGTGTGGGCGGGGCGACGGGCGGAGCGAGACCTTCCCTGAACTGGAAGGGTGTTACGGTGCGGAGAGCCGAGAGTGGGGCCAAGAGCTGCCGGCTGTGAGTAGAGCTGTCGAGCAATGTGGGTGGACAGAGGGTCGTACCTGTCCCCAGCCGGAAGCGGGTGTGAAGTGCGCGGGATTTGGTGGGGTGGGAGCGATGTGGTTTGTGCAGTGGGAGCGGGTGCCGGGCCTTCACCACAGCAGGCAGGACTGCGCGAGTATAGGGCAGGGGGCGGGACCGGGGCATGTCGCTGGTGTAGACGGAAGGGCAGGCGAGACTGTGAGCAAGGTATGCACGCAGAGGCGGGGCCACGACCACGTGCCCGCTTCGCCCGCAGGAGTGATCTTTGCCCGCTATGGACCCGCGTGGCAGGAGCAGCGGCGCTTCTCCGTGTCCACCCTACGCAACTTCGGCATGGGCAAGAAGTCACTGGAGCAGTGGGTGACCGAGGAGGCCTCGTGCCTCTGTGCCGCCTTCGCAGACCAGGCCGGTGAGTGCTGGGCTGAGGGACAGGAGACAGGGATGGAGGCtgggaagaggagatggaggcGACCCCCTGACCTGCACCGTCCCCTCCCAGGACTCCCCTTTAGCCCCAACGCCCTCCTGAAGAAAGCGGTGGGCAACGTGATCGGCTCCCTGACCTTTGGGCAGCGCTTCGAGTACAACGACCCGCGCTTCCTCAAGCTATTGGACCTAATGGACGGCTTACTGCAAGATGAGAACGGCTTCGTGCCCGAGGTGCGAGGGTAGAGGAGCCGAGGGAACCCTGCAGGCGAGCTCCATGGAGGAGACTCCCGCCCTGCAATGGGCCTCCGGGGTGGCGGATTTGTATAGAGGGGAGTTGGCTCAGCGGGCCCCACAAAAGGGCTAAGGAACCTGTACCTCTTTCGTTGGAAGCCACAGGAACCCAGGAGATGTAGATTTTAGATTTGTCCTTTTGGGGCCCAGGTGAAGAGGCAGTGCCGAGGCCTGAACTTAGGGAGGAACCAGGTCAATGATGGGGACACCCTGGAGGATGCTAACAGCTGACGTGGGGTGAACACCTGAGCACAGGGAGGATCCAGGACCCCACATCTATGGCCTGCACAGGTGCTAAATGCGATCCCCCAGCTCCTGCGGCTCCCGGGGCTGGCTGCCTCGGTCTTTCCAAGGCATAGGGCCTTCATGGCCCTGCTGGACGAGCTGATCACCGAACACAGGATGACCCGGGACCGGGCCCAACCACCCCGAGACCTGACTGACAGCTTCCTGGACGAGGTGGAGAAGGTGAGCTGCCAGGGACAAGGACAGGGACATGGGTTGTGGGGTGAGGGCCCATGAGGGGAGCCTGGGCAAGGTGGGGCCTGTGTATCACTTAGTGATCAGTCACCCTGGGTGATGGGTACAGAGAGGGAGGACATTTGGGgtttcctccctctgcccctgagCCCACCCTCTCTACATGGCCCAGGCCAAGGGGAACCCCGAGACCAGCTTCAATGATGTGAACCTGCGCCTGGTGGTATATGACCTGTTCACTGCCGGGATGGTGACCACCTCGACCACGCTAGCCTGGGCCCTCCTGCTCATGATCCTGCACCCGGACGTGCAGCGTGAGCCCAGCCTGGGGACCTGGTGGCATGGGCCAGGGTGGAGAGGGTCAGGCTAGGGACCTGGAGCTTGGGTTGTCCACCAGGAGCTCTGAGCTGAGGCTGGGCCCTGGCTCAGGGGTCACAGTGATCTCCTCCTCCACGTGGGCACAGCCCCTGCACAGGAGTCAGGAGGAGGTCGGGGTCCAGCCCCCTGGGTTCTGACCACTGTGGGAACACTTGTCTGTCCAGGCCGTGTCCAACAGGAGATCGATGAGGTGATAGGGCAGGCGCGGAGACCAGAGATGGGGGACCAGGCCCACATGCCCTTCACCATGGCCGTGGTCCATGAGGTGCAGCGCTTTGGGGACATCATCCCAATGGGTGTGCCCCACATGACATTCCGGGACATTAAAGTGCAGGGCTTCCTCATCCCCAAGGTAGGCCTCCGGCCCTCCTCACCCCAGCTCAGCAACCCCTGTCCCCTGGTAGCCCCAGTATGGCCACTGCCAGTTGGGGCCAGGCCTGGAATTCAAAGTACCTAATCCTCATTTCCACGGGCACCAACTGTCCAGCCTGGGTGGGTATGGGGAGGAAGCAGAGGCATGACCAGCCCTGTCTATTCAGAGCCCCCAGTGAGGGAAGGCTGTAAGACAAACTAAAATATGCTGCAGTGTGTTGGAGGAGCTGTTATGCAGGGACAGGTGGCAGTGAGGGTGCCCACGGGAGGCCTGTCACTTGGCCCTGCCATGGGGACAGGGAGGGTGCCATGAAGCTTCTTGGGCTGAGACTGACTTGAAAGAGTCCAAGTGTGTGGCAGGCAGAGTGTGGCCGATGCATGTTTGGTAGCAGGGGTCCATGCATCTCCCAGTCCAGACCCACCCATGCCAGTCATCTCCTGCCAGGGGACGACGCTCATCACCAACCTGTCCTCGGTGCTGAAGGATGAGACCGTCTGGAAGAAGCCCTTCCGCTTCCACCCTGAGCACTTTCTGGACGCCCAGGGCCGCTTCGTCAAGCAGGAGGCCTTCATGCCCTTCTCAGCAGGTGCCTGTGGGGAGCCTGGCTCGCTGTCCCCTCCTGAGGGAGTCTGGAGCCCAGGCCCCCAGGCTCACTGACGCCCCATACCCACCCACAGGCCGCCGCTTGTGCCTCGGGGAGCCCCTGGCCCGCATGgagctcttcctcttcttcacctgCCTCCTGCAGCACTTCAGCTTCTCGGTGCCCGCTGGGCAGCCCCGCCCCAGTGACCACGGTGTCTTTGGCATCCTGGTGACCCCATCACCCTACCAGCTCTGTGCTGTGCCCCGCTAGAGGGGGACACCAAGCCCCCAACCCTATCCTCAGCAGGGGCCCTGATGTCCAATAAACCAGTGTGATGGCACCAACATGGTTTGAGTCCCACCCAGGCCCCCGACTAGCTCCTGGCGGTGATGTGGCCTCAGTAGCCTCCCCTGGGGCCAGCTCGTACCCCTCCCTGATCCAGCCTCACCTGGCATTTGAACCCATTTGAGATACAGACATACTGAGGTGAAGAAGGTGACAGCTTACCCCCTAGTCACCCATGGAGACCAAACACTAGCTACTCGAATTAGTCACAAAATCTACACATAGGTCTGGGCTCCTCCCAGGAGGAGCTAGAATAGGCTTCTGAGAGACATCATTGAGGCcctggtggggctggggagggcccCACTCAGTCTGGATACCCACATTTCAGGCCCAATGATACCCAATGCACAGCACATGCCAGCAGCTGAGCCAGCACCATCAAGTCTGCTGCCTCATTTCATCTAAGACACTCCAATAGGTGGGGAACTCAGGGCACTGGGAAGGGATGTGCCAGGTGAACACTCAGGCTCAGTCCTCAGGTGCCAGTACCCTCCCTGGGAAGCCTGATGGCAGTCCATGAGTGagcacctccctgggcctctcgGTCACTCCAAGATAAGATGGTCCCCCTTTCCCAGCCTCTCAGGCATGCTCGTGTCCAGGCCCCTGCCCAGTAGGAGTTGCTCACGGCCaggctggaggtggaggagggctGACTCAGGGCACTGTCCTCGGAGTGGCAGGGTCAGGCCAGGCTCTCCAGGAGGATCGGCCACAGGCTGATCCACAGGGAATTAGCCCTGTGGGCTGCCGGCATGCCCTAGGGACAGGGGTCAGCCTTGGACCCCTGTGATAGTGGGATGACCAGAGGAGGAGGTGGTCACGTGGGGACCTTGGAGGAGCACACCCTGGCTCTTGTCCTTGCTCTGCCATTCCAGTCCATGACCCTGGGCCAGTCTCTCCCTGCCCTGGGCTTCTGTTTCCTCTTCAGCCAATGAGATGGTTGTACCAGATGGCCGCTGGGGCCTGTCATCCTGCTCTGACTCTGTGGCTGTTACCTTGTTAGCCTGTAACCcaggctgagggcagggactgccaTCCTCCGCCTGTCCCCACCTCCACAATTGACTGGCTCTGGACTGAGCACACGGGCAGTGCCCAAAGGTTTCTAATGACTGTCTGCTTACCCCAGTCTTGGGCAGACCCCCTGGTGCATTTGGCTAACAGCTTAGGGACCACCGACACTCAGGGCAGAAGCAGCTCCTCCAGGCCTGTTTTTCCAAAGGAGCCCCACCCAAGAGCATCCCTGTCAGGCGTTCCACCAGTGTCTTCCAGGTGCCCTCATCACAGGGAGCTCCAAACTCTGAGCAATCAGGGAACTTGCTCTGTCCCTGGGCACTGCATCAGAAAGCCATCCATGGCCCCTGTCAGCCTCTCCAGAGTATCCACTGTTGAGTTAGGGCTTGGTGGCAGGACAGTAGTGTTCCTGTAACTAGTCAGGACAGAGAGTCTGGACGGGGCCACACTGTGTTTGCGAAGACCTGAGGCCCCTGAGAGGAGGCAAGTGGGCCTGCAGAAGCAAGAACTCTGAGGATTTATTGATACTTTGTCATTTGTGGTTCAGAGTCTTGGGGACGTCAGAGGCTGAGAACCAGCCCATCGACAGCTTCCTCAGAAGCGGGGGCACCTAGCCCCCGGGTCTTTCCTCTTGCTCTCGACCTCAGAGGCCTCTGAAAAGCACAAGCAGGCATGCCATGTGGGTCCCCTGCTGGGAGGAcctttccccaggtccaggggacCCCTGATGCCAGGGGAGCAGGTCAGCATTGATAAAAGACTAGGTATTCCTCCAGTCCAAGGGGAGTGGTCTCGAGTTCCTGCCAACCAggaaggcagcaggaggcaggggaggctTATTCAGGAAGGCCAGGGCACCTGGCCACCAGgggtcttcccttccctcccagaGGCAGGAGCATCTGAGAGGAGGTGGGCTATCTGTGACCTCTGCAGGGTCACTGAGATTAGCAAGGGGGCACTCCTGCTACAGCAGGATGGGGTCCACTGTCTCACCAGAAAGATGTACAGCAATCTCCTTTCGGACCTTTTCACCTTcctgggaaggaagaaggaacacaATGGTGGGATGAGACGGGTTCTACATTgtgctgatggggaaactgagacctcaCTTCACGAGAAATCAGAGGAGGCTAGGATTCAGACCCTCTCTCTgctcataccatgtttagcacctCTCAGCTCCACATGGAGCTCCTTCCTCCAATGAGATGGCAGTTTGGGCCAGCAGTCTGGGGGGTGCCCCCCGAACGTCCTACCCCATGGCCTCCCTGCCCTGCACTGCTCCCGGGCTTCTCACTAGGCCCCAAGCAGGGGATGTTCCAGTTGAGGCGCCAAGCTGCCTCACCTCTCAGCTTGGGGTCCCTGCCACCTCTTCCTCCTAAGCCACCTCCTTCCCAGCAGGAATGGAGCTGGCTGCTCCCTCCCCTGGGGACCTCACCTCCCCCTCATCCTGAGACAAGATGTCAGTCTCCTCCTTGGTGACAGCATCATTCAGTCTTCCCGTGGCCTTGGGGGTCATGACACGCAGGGAGGAACAAGATTGCGGAATATAGGCAGAAAGGCCCTCAGcatgcctcctccctccccctgtgctCCAAACTTGGACTATAAAAGCAAAGAACTATACAGTTCTTTGCTTTTAAAGACCTATACAGTTCTATACAGGGATGTCCTTCCCTTCTCAGCTCCAGCTGTGGTACAGTTGCGAGTTTCCTGGGGGGGCGAGGTGCCACTATCTCTGGGACTCGCTGCCATGAGCTAAGGTGTCCCTGGGTCTCATGGAGCTCTGACAGGAGAcagccccagccctgggcccTTACAGGGGAGGCCTCACTTACCTCAGAGGCTTGCTTCTTCCCGCTCTTAACTCTGCGTCTCTACAGAGGGAAACAGGAGAGGTGACACACAGCTATGAGTGGCTGGGAGTCTTTCCCTGGCTGGCCCGTCCTCTTACTGTGCCTTCCAAGGGTGCCCAGGACAGCCACCCCACTCCAGGGGAAGAGGAGACCCCAGCCCTTACCCACCTGAGTGGTCACAGGGTAGCACTTATCCATCAGCCCCCACACTGGCCTTAAGGTCTCCCCTATGGGCTGCAtgacaaggagagagaggagggagggagggaaggctgaGGTGACATCTAAGGGCTCAGCTACGCACTAGCCCACCATCAATGCCTGCATCTGCAGACACGTGAAACTACcagagatttaaggaaaacttcaaACAAGCAGTAATTGATGTCTTTAGAAAGATAAAACTTTGCAGTCATAAAACAAGAATAGGTtctaacaggggccagcccagtggcgcaagtggttaagtgcgtgcactctgctgcaggggcccggggttcgctggttcagatcccgggcacacaccgacagaccacttgtcaagccatgctgtggcggcgtcccatataaagtggaggaagatgggcacggatgttagcccagggccagtcttcctcagctaaaaaaaaaaaaaaacaggaggattggcagatgttagctcagg belongs to Diceros bicornis minor isolate mBicDic1 chromosome 25, mDicBic1.mat.cur, whole genome shotgun sequence and includes:
- the LOC131421544 gene encoding cytochrome P450 2D14-like, coding for MGLLTGETLGPLAVATAIFLLLVDLLHRRQRWAAHYPPGPMPLPGLGNLLQVDFQDTVCCFTRLRRRFGDVFSLQLAWKPVVVLNGLAAMREALAYRSEDTSDRAPAPIFNHLGFGPRSEGVIFARYGPAWQEQRRFSVSTLRNFGMGKKSLEQWVTEEASCLCAAFADQAGLPFSPNALLKKAVGNVIGSLTFGQRFEYNDPRFLKLLDLMDGLLQDENGFVPEVLNAIPQLLRLPGLAASVFPRHRAFMALLDELITEHRMTRDRAQPPRDLTDSFLDEVEKAKGNPETSFNDVNLRLVVYDLFTAGMVTTSTTLAWALLLMILHPDVQRRVQQEIDEVIGQARRPEMGDQAHMPFTMAVVHEVQRFGDIIPMGVPHMTFRDIKVQGFLIPKGTTLITNLSSVLKDETVWKKPFRFHPEHFLDAQGRFVKQEAFMPFSAGRRLCLGEPLARMELFLFFTCLLQHFSFSVPAGQPRPSDHGVFGILVTPSPYQLCAVPR